The Candidatus Polarisedimenticolaceae bacterium genomic sequence CTCCTCGCGATGGGCGCCGTCCACGTCATGGCCACGCTCTTCGTCGCCAATCGCGAGCTGCTCGAGCGCGAATTCCACTTCGGCGGCGGCTACGACCTCAAGGTCGGGCTGACCCTGCTGCTCTTCCTGGTCGCGGGCGTGCTCTTCGCGACGGGGGCCGGGCTCACGCGCGAGGCGTCCAAGCTGATGGACGGCTGGAAGCGCCGGAAGGAGGACCGTCGCTCCGAACGCATCGAGGAGGAGTACTCCAAGGGCCTCGCGGCGGTCCTCGAGGGGCGGGACGACGAGGCGATGCGGCGATTCCGTGCCGCGCTCGAGTGGGACAGCCGGCACTTCAACACGCTGCTCAAGCTCGGCGAGGTCCTGCGCGCCCAGGAGCGGTTCGACGAAGCGATCGAGCTCCACCGCAAGGCGCACCACCTCAAGGAGGACGACCCGCGCCCGCTGTACGCCCTGGTCGAGGATTACGAGGCCAAGGACGATCTCGATCGGGCGAGGGCCGTCCTGGGCCGCATCCTCGCCTTGCGCAAGGACTCGGTGTCCGCGTGGCGCAAGCTCCGCAGCCTGCACATGAAGGAGCGCGACTGGCCGCGGGCCCTCGAGGCGCATCTACGGGTCGAGAAATACGCGATCCCCGGCGACGCTCGCGATGCCGCCGATCGCCGCTTCGGGGTGGGCATCCGGTACGAGATCGCGTCCTCGATGCTCGCCGCGGGGAAAGCGAAAGACTCGACCGGCGCGCTCCGCAAGCTCCTCAAGGACGAGGGACACTTCGTGCCCGCGCACGTGCGGCTCGGTGAGGCGCTTCTCGAGCAGGGTGCCGAGTCGGAGGCCGTGGAAGCCTGGCATCACGGCTTCGAGGAGACCGGATCGCCGGTCTTTCTCACCATCCTGGAAGATCACTACCTCGGAACGGAACGTCCACTTCAGGCGATCGAAGCCCTGAAGCGTTGCGTGGCCCGGGCGCGAAAGGACACGGTCGCTCGGTTCTACCTCGGAAAGCTCTACTTCCGCCTCGAGATGCTCGACGACGCGATGGTGGTCCTCTCGAGCCTCGAGGGCCGCGCGAGCTACGCGCCGACGCTGCACTTCCTGCTGGGGAGGATCCACGAGCGCCGGAAGCAGTGGCGGGAGGCCTCGAGCGAGTACCGGAAGGTCATCAAGGAGATGGACCTGGTCCAGCTCGAGTACCGTTGCCGTCACTGCGCGCACGCCGCGTCCGAGTGGAACGACCGCTGCGAGTCGTGCGGCGAATGGAACTGCGTCGAGGTGAACTTCCGCGAGGAGATCTCGCCCGAAGACCTCGGCTTGTCCCGTGCCCCGGTGTACACCGCCCGCGTCTGATCCGGTCCCGCTCGTCCGCCTCCCCGAGTCGCTCGTGTCGCTCCCCTGGCGCGATTGGCGCCGCACCGTCGAGGGCGGTGTCGCGCGGTACCTGCTTCCGACACCCTGCTTCGGGTGCGGTGGCGCACTCGGCGTGGAGCAGCACCTCGGAGCCTGCGTCCGATGCTGGAGCTCGATCCGGCCGGAGCCCACGGGAGGTTTCGCCCCGCGCGACGACGTGATCGAGGACGTCCGTGCCGCGGTTCGCTACCGGGGGTTCGCGCGACGCGCGCTCCTCCGCGCGAAGATGGAAGGACGTCGCGAGTTGCTCGCTCCGCTCGCCGCCCAGCTCGCGGTGACCGTCGGTGGTTGGGACGCGGCCGGGCCGAACGCGCTGGTCGTGGCGGTCCCCTCGCACCCGTGGACCCGGTGGAGGCGCGGGTTCGATCCCGCCGCCGAGTTCGCCTCGACCGTCGCCCGGAGCGTCGGGTCCACGGCAGGCCCCCGCGTTCTGGGCCGGCGTTGGAGGTCCCCCCGCTCGCTCAAACGGCTGGGAGCCGCGGGTCGCCGTCAGGCCGCCGAGGGTGCGTTCTTCTGCCGCCGACCGGAGCTCGTGGCGGAGCGGTGCGTGCTCCTCGTCGACGACGTCTGGACGACGGGAGTCACCGCTCGCTCCTGCGCCCGGGCCCTCCTCGCGGCGGGCGCTAGCGTGGTGTTCGTCGCCGTGTGGGCGCGTACCCCTCGCGCGTCGGGTGGTGGCGCTCGGGATCGGTCCGTATAATCCGCCGTTACGCCCGGAGAAAGGGTCGAGGAGACTTCGATGATCGCAGGAGTTCGAACCGGTGCCGCCTCCCTGCTCGCGGCCGCTGCATTCGCCGCGGCGCCGGGGGCGGAGCCCCCGCCCGCCGTCGCTCCGGTCGTGGCCGTGCTCGAGCTGCGGGACAATTTCTTCTATGCCGGGGACCCCTTCGAGGTTCGCCTCAACATCACCAATCGGGGAGACGTGGAGGTCGACAACCCCGTGCGGTCGCGGCTTCTCGAAGGCTTGAAAGTGCGGCCGGTCGGGGGCGAGGAGATCAAGCCGACCGGCAAGCCCAAGGCCTCCGAGCCCTCTCGGCCCGCGAAGCTCGGAGCTAAGGGATTCTACGGAACGGTGTTCGATCTGACCGAGATGTACCCGGAGCTCAAGAAGCCGGGGAGATACGAGCTCCGCTGGTCGGCGTCGGGGGTCGACTCGAACGAGATCCGGGTGTCGATCATCCCCCGCTACGACCCGACCCGGGTCTACCGCGCACGGTTCGAGACCGACGAAGGGAACTTCGTCGTGGAATTCCTGGGGAAGTCGGCGCCGCTGGCCTCCAAGGCGTTCGTGGACCTCGCCCACAGCGGCTTCTACGACGGACAGGTCTTCCATGAGGCGCGCCCGGACCTGATGATCGCCGGCGGCGATCCCACCGGAACCGGGGCGGGAGGTGCGCCGTTCGCGTATCCTCAGGAAACCCCGTCGATTCCCGTCGTCGCCGGTTCCGTCCTGATGAAGCCGTCCGGGTTCGCACCCCCCTCGAACAGCTCGCAGTTCTTCATCCTCCTGCAGGCCGAGCCGTCGATGACCGGTCAGTTGACCGTCGTCGGCCAGGTTGTCGAGGGACTCGAGATCGTCCGGAAGATCTCGCGGGTCCCGACGACCCAGCAGGCCACCCGCCCCTACTTCAAGCCGTTGCAGGACGTCCGGATTCGAAAGGTCTCGGTCGAGATGCAACCTTCGGTCACCGGACCGTGACGCAGTTCTTCATCGTGGAGCCGAAGTTCCCTTGACCGTCCGTGGCGTTAGCCGTATAGACTCGGCGGTCGGAGCGGGGGACGGGAAAACGAGGCGAAAGCGACGCCTCCGGTTGGGGAAGGCGCTTGACGACGCAGCGTTTGGCCGTATAGGACACACATTCAGGTTCGGGACGACGTTAAGTCAACGATCAAGACCCGGAGCGGGGAGGTCAGGTTCATGAAGATTTGGAACAAGTTGGGGTTGGGTATCGCCGCCGCGGTGGTTGTCAGCGCGATGCCGGCGATGGCCGCCGATTACACGGTCGGCCAGTTCCTGGTGGAGATCGCCAAGGCCAAGAACATCGTGGCCGTCGATCCGGCGGGCGCAGAGCGTGGTCTTCGCCAGGCGGGCGTGAGCCTTCCGGCGCTGGACCTCAACAAGAGCCTGACCGAGGGGACGGTCGCGACCATCGCCACGGCGGTGGGAGTGCCGGTGAGCACGAGCCGCCCGGATGCGCCCTTCAACCAGGGCCAGGTGGAGAGCTTCATCACGACCTTCGGTTCGTCGATGAGCGCCGGCTCCACGGCGCAGACGGACGCGGCCGGAACGGACGGGACGACCAAGGAAGACCCGCAGCCCGGCAAGGGCAAGTCGAAGGGCTTCAACAAGTCGCCCTCCGAGCCCGTCTAGTCCCTGGCTTCATCGACTCGATCGAAAACGCCGCCGGGAGGTTTCCTGGCGGCGTTTTTGTTTTCGCGCGACGATCCGCCGATGTATCTCCTCTTCTTCCTGTCCGGCGCGACCGGGCTGATCTACCAGGTCGTCTGGCTTCGCCAACTGGTCCTGGTCTTCGGTTCCACCCTCGAAGCCACCAGCGCCGTGCTCGGCGTCTTCATGGCCGGTCTGGCTGCGGGCGCGTGGGCGGGCGGTCGCTGGATGGACCGTCGCCCGGGGGCGTCTCCCCTTCGGGTCTACGGGATCCTCGAGATCGGCGTCGCGGCGGCTGCGCTGTCGGCCGCATTCCTGCTGCCGCGGGTCTCGATTCCGGCGGAGTTGGGCGAGCCTTCCCGCTCCGCGGCGCGGCTGCTCGCGATCGCCGCCCTGCTCCTCCCCCCGACGCTGCTGATGGGCGCGACGCTCCCCGTCTTGTCGCGGCGGGCGGTGCGCGACCCGCTCCTCGTCGGCGGCTCGGTCGGGCGCCTGTACGCGGTGAACACGTTCGGAGCGGTGGTCGGGACGTTCCTGGCGGCGTTCGTGGCCCTCCCGTCCGTCGGGCTTCGCGCCACGAGCGCGCTCACCATCGGGGCGAACGTCCTGCTGGGCACGGTTGCGATCGTCGCTTCGCGACGGACGGGCGAGGCTTCGACCGTCGTCACCCCGCCGCGCGATCCCCGACCGGCCAACGTCGCGCAGGCGCTTCCGCTCCTGGTGTTCGCCGCGTCGGGATTCGGGGCGATGGTTCTCGAGGTCGCCTGGACGCGGGCGCTCGGCCTGGTCTTCGGCAGTTCCGTCTACGCGTTCGCGCTCATGCTGCTCGCCTTTCTCATCGGCCTCGCCTCGGGGGGGGCGGGGGTCTCCGCCTGGCTGCGCCGTCGTCCCGACGCCGACGGCGGCGCTTTGCTCGCGCTCCTTCTCGCCGCCTCGGCCGCGGCCTCGTTCGCAACGGCATGGGGACTCCAGGCCCTCCCGGGCATCGCCGCGTCCTACCTCATCCGGGGCTCGGAGGCCCCGATCGGCTGGTTCGCCCTCCAGTTGGGGCTGGCGCTGCTCGTGATGTTCCCGTCGACGTTCGCCCTTGGGGGCGTGTTCCCGGCCGTGCTCCACCGCTGTGCCGTGGCGGGGGACGGCGTGGCCGGCAGCGTCGGCCGCGTCTACGCGTCGAACACCGCCGGGACGATCCTCGGTGCGTTGGCGGCCGGCTTCGTCCTCGTCCCCCGGTTCGGCGTGTGGGGGGTCCTCCTCGGCGTCTGCGCGCTCCAGGGCGCCCTCGCGTTGACGGCGGCGCTCGGCACGGCGCAAGCCCGGTCGTCGATGCGAGCCGTCGCGGTCGGGCTCGCCGTCGCCGTGATCGGAGCGCTCGCGATCGCGCGACCGGGATGGGACGCCCTGCTCATGAACTCCGGCGTTTACTACAACGTCGACACGGGGCCTGGGGCGCCCAGCTGGCCCGAACACCTGGCCAAGCTGCGCGCGACGAGCCGGATCGTCTTCGTCGAGGAGGGGCGCACCGCGTCGGTGATGGTCGTGGATCACCTTCCGTCCCGCGGGCGTTATCTCGCGGTGAACGGCAAGGTGGACGCGTCGTCCAGTGCCGACCTCGAGACCCAGCTGCTGATGGGCCACCTGCCGATGTTGTTCCGTCCCGGCGCGAAGGACGTCCTCGTCGTGGGCCTCGCGAGCGGCATCTCCGTGGGAGCGGTCGCCGCGCACCCCGCGGAGACCATCCGGGTCGTCGAAGTCGAGCGCGCGATGGTGCGGGCCGCCCGGGAGTTCGCCCGCTGGAACGGGGACGTGCTCGACGACCGTCGCGTCGAGGTCGTCGTGGACGACGCCCGGCATTTCCTGCGCCGGGATCGCGGCGCTTACGACGTGATCGTGTCGCAGCCCTCGAATCCGTGGATGACCGTCGCCGCGAACCTCTTCACCCGCGAGTTCTTCGAGATCGGTCGGAGCCGACTGCGCCCCGGCGGCGTCTTCGGCCAGTGGATCCAGCTGTACGGCCTGCGACCGGAGGACGTGGCCTCGGTGGTCGCCGCATTCCGGTCGAGCTTCCCGAGCGTGATGTTGTTCAGCACGATGGGGGGCGTCGACCTTGTCCTCCTGGGTTCGGAGACGCCACTCCGCTTCGATACGGCCTCGCTGGATGCCGCAATGAGCGAGCTCCGGGTGCGCATGAGCCTCGGGCGCGTCGGGATCCACCGATCGGACGACCTGCTCCCGCTCTTCCGGGTCGGGGACGCCGAAGTCGACTCCCTGCTGGGGGGAGCCGTCACCAACAGTGACGACAACGGTCGCGTCGAGTTCCGCGCGCCCAAGGCGATGCAACTCCAGACGATCGACGCCAACGCCGAGTGGCTGTGCGCGGCCGGAAGCGACCCCGTCCGTTACCTCCGGCCGGAGCCCCCCGCCGACGACGCGGACCGCCGACGGCTCGCCATCGCCGACCGTCGGTTTCGGCGAGGCGAGACGATCTGGGGGATCGCGAGCGCCCGGCTGGCCCTCCAGGGTCGGTTTCGCTCGGAGGCCACAGAAATGCTGCGAGGCCAATCCGTCCAAACTCACTGATTCCGGAGCTTTTCCGCGCTTGCGTCGCGTCGGTCCTCGACGTATAGGCTGGCGGGGTCTCGAGGAACCGGAGACATCGATCTGGACGCGATCGAGGTCTCGGGGGTGGGTGGTTCATGACGGAATTCAGGGGGGTGCGCCTTCCCCGGCGCATACGTTTCCTGCTTGGCCTCGGGATCGCAGGCGTCCTGTCCGTCCTCGCGGCGCGGGCACAAACCGTCGTCTGGGTGGACGACGGCAACTGCCCCGGCCCGGGGACCGGAACCGAGGGCGACCCGTACTGCAAGATCCAGACGGCGATCTGCCAACACCGCAACGACGCAGGAGGCGTCACCGTCCGCGTGTTGCCGGGCATGTACAACGAAGCGGTGCGCCTGTTCCCCAACGTCGATCTCGTCTCGACGGACGGGCCTTCGGCCACGACGATCGACGGCAACGGCCAGCCCTGCTTCACCTCCGCCTGCATCCCGAGCACCACCGCCCTGCAGTGTTCGACCGTGTACTTTCCGACCGACGCCAGCGGCCGCCTCGAGGGCTTCCGCGTCATCGGCGGCAAGGGGATCCGGCAGACCTGCAGCGGGACGTGCGACGCGCTCATCGGCGGCGGCATCACCGTCTTCGCCTCTTCTCCGACGATCACGCGCAACGAGATCATCGGCAACGTCCTGACCCGGGCGGCCGGAACGACCACCGTCTACTTCTACGGGGGCGGCATCTACGTGCAGGGTTCCGGGAGCAGCGGGGCCGTGGCCAGCCCCGTCATCACCCGGAATCTCGTCGAGGGGAACGACGCCAACCCTCCGTCGGGGAGGAACAACGCCCCCTCGCGCGGCATCGGCGGCGGGATCTACGCCGGGTTCCTGAGCTCCCCCACCATTCGGGAGAACACCGTCACGAGCAACGGCGCGGGCGACGGCTCGGCCGACCAGATCGGCGCCGGCGCGGGAATCGCCGTCTACAGCGGATGGAACAACACTTCCGCGAACGTGCAGCGGAACTTCGTGAAGGGGAACGACGCCGCGGACTACGGCGGGGGGATCCTCCTCGGCGAGTCGAATCCCAACGGCGACGCGGTCACCGATCCGTCCCGCGGCGCGATCGAGAACAACGTCGTGGTGGAGAACATCTCGTTCGACGGAGGCGGTTTCTACACGGCCACCACGTTGGCGACCATCCGGAACAACACCGTCGCGGACAACATCGCGGCGGTCCGCGGGTTGTTCGGAGGGACCGGCGGCGGGTTCCACATCGACCCCCCGACCACCGGGACGCCGCAGCCCACGCTGGTGAACAACATCGTCGCCTACAACGCGGCGAACGCCGGAGCGAACGGCGGCGGACTCGGCGGCGGGCTGTTCGTGAACACCGGAGCGAACCCCACCGTCCGTTTCCAGGACCTGTTCGGCAACACGCCCACCGACGTCGGAGGCTCGAAGGTCGACGCCGACTACATCGGGCAGAACGGGACCGTCAGCGTCCTCCCCTCGTTCCTGAATCGAACCGCCGGCTCGCGGGACTACCGACTGCTCGCCGCGAGCGCGGTGATCGACGTGGGCGACGCGGCCCAGACGCCTGCCGCGGACTACGACGGGGCCCCGCGGCCGCAGGACGCCGGATACGACGGCACCAACATCGTGGACATGGGTGCGTTCGAGTTCTCGCCCGACTTCGACGGCGACGGGAACGTCGACTGGCAGGACGCGGACGACGACAACGACTCCGAGCTCGATCCGAGCGATTGCGCCCCGCGAGGCAAAGGGGTCAGCAAGCAGCCCGACCCCGTCGACCGGACCCTGCGTTACGAAAAGCAGGGGAACAACGGCCGGTGGAAATGGGATCGCTCGAAGCAGGGACACACCTACAACCTCTACCGCGGCACGATGCTGCGCCCGTGGGTGTACGGCGAGACCTGCATCGACAACGAAAATCCCGCCTCCCAGACGAACGACAACGACGCGAACCCCGCCCCCGGGTCGGGCTTCTACTATCTGCTCAGCGCGCGCAACACCTGCGGCGAGTCGGCCAGCGGGAAGGACAGCGCGGGTCAGAGTCGGTTCTCGACACCCGCGTGCGGCTCGGCGAACCGCGACACCGACACCGACGGAGTGAAGGACAACCAGGACAACTGCCCGGCGGCCACGAACGCCGCGCAGGGCGACGTGGACATCGACTTCGTCGGCGACGCCTGCGACAACTGCCCCTCGCTGTTGAACCCCGACCAGGCCGACCCCGACCTCGACGCCCGCGGCAGCCTCTGCGACAACTGCCCCGCGATCGCCAACGCCGATCAGCTCGACGGCGACTCCGACGGCGCCGGCGACCTTTGCGACAATTGCGCCTCGTCGATCAACCCCGACCAGCTCGACACCGACCTGGACCGCCTGGGCGACGCGTGCGACGTCGACGACGACAACGACGGGCTCGGCGACGTCGCGGACAACTGCCGCGTCGTGGCGAATCCCGACCAGGTCGACCTCGACCTGGACGGTTTGGGCGACCCCTGCGATCCCGACGACGACGGCGACGCGGTGGCCGACGGGCTCGACAACTGTCCGCGGCTGTCGAACGCCGGCCAAGTGGACGTCGACCTCGACGGCCGTGGCGACGCCTGCGACAACTGCGCGTTCCTTGCCAACGCCGGACAGGAGGACGGAGACCTCGACGGCGTCGGGAACGTCTGCGACAACTGCGCCTCCGCGGCGAACGCCGACCAGGCGGATTTCGACGTCGACTCGATCGGGAACGTCTGCGACACGGACGACGACAACGACGGCGTGTCGGACGCCACCGACTGCGCGCCGTTGAACGCCGCCTTGTCCGGACCTCCGGGGCCCGTCGGTGCGACGGCGGTGGACAAGAACCCGGGGACGACGCTGTCGTGGGCCGGCGTGACGAGCGCCGATCGGTACGACGTGCTCAGCGGCAGCCTCGGCGCCCTTCGCTCGGACGGCGCGGTGACGTCGGGGACCTGTGCGTCCGACGACGTCGCGTCGACGACGTGGACGGATCCGCGCCCGGACCCTGCGGCCGGGGACGGGGTGTATTACCTCCTGCGCGCCCAGAACGTCTGCGGCGCGGGCGGGTACGGCACGTCGAGCTCCGGCGCCGCCCGAACGCCGACGGCGGATTGCCCCTGAACGGCGCGGTTGTTTCGCCGCAGTAACTCGGCTACGATGCGCCTTTCGCCGCGAGGCCGGGTACCTTTCGGGGTGATTCGGGGGGTGGTTCACCGGCTCCGAGGAGGCGTGCGTTCATGAAGCTCGGTTCGACCTGGCAACGCGCCGCGATGGCTCTCGCCGGCGTGGCGATGGGAATGTCGATTTCGTGCAGCGAGGCGGATCCCATCCCCCCGAGCAGCGGGGCGATCGCGGTGAAGGTGCAGGCCTCGACGACAGGAACCGGCCGATACGAGTCGGTGACGTTCCCGCTGTCCCAGCTCGTGGTTCGACCTCTCGACCCGCTCACCGAGGCGGCGACGGGCGGGTATCGGATCTCGCTCACCTCGTCGAGCCTCGTCGCCGATCTGGCCAGCGGCACGGCGGCGGTCCGGGCGGCCGCACTCCCCGCGGGCAGGTATCGGCTCGAGCTGCTTCTGATCGGGGAGCCGGTCCTGCGGGACACCACGTCGCCACTGCCGACTCCGACGACGTGCATCGAAAAGCTGGCCCGGGTCCCCCTCGGAGGCGACGGCGAGTTGACCGTTCCTTCCGTCGCCTACGTGGAGAGCGATTTCCCGGGCTGGATCCTCGACGTCTCGTCGAGTGCGCACGAGATCGCTCTCTCGGTCGACGCGCCGGCGCTCGTCCAACTCATCGAGAACTCGTTCACCTGCGACGACTCGAGCGGAACCGCGGACCTGACCGCGTTCGACAGCAACGGCTACCGCAACGGCTTGCTGCCGCTTCTCACGTTCCAACCCTGACGTGGATCCTTCACGCTGCGGAACTCGGCTCCGGGGGGCGGTCGTCCTGCTCGCCGGCGTTCTGGCCGTGGCGGGTTGTTCCACGTCCGAATCCCCGTTCCCCTCGACGGGAGGCGTCTTCGTGACGCTTCGCGCGACCGGCCTCGGGAGTCAGGCGACTCCGGACGCTCGCGTCCAGTACGTCCGCTGGGAGGTGGACCGCTTGGTCGGCGCCATCTCGGAGCCCGCCATCGAGCACCCGTTCGTGACCTCCTCCCCCTGCATCGTCGCGGCCTCCCCGGTGACGGACGGCGACGTCCGCCGTTGCAGCGGCGGAAGCGGCTTGACTCTGACGGCGGGCACCCCCCGCACCCTCACGCTTCAGGTGCAGATCGGTCGGCTTGACGGGATCGCGGCGCAGCGTCCGGACCTTCCGGACGGCGGCGACTACGACGGCGACGGCGTCCCGAACGGATCGGACAACTGCAAGCTCCTTTCGAATCCGCCCGTGGCCGGCGACGACGGCGTCCTCGCGCAGCCCAAGGACTGCTACATCCTCGACGTCAACGGGGAGCGGACCCTGCCGGACCAGGACGGCGACAAGCTCGCGGACAGCTCGGACAACTGTCTCTGGTTCCCGAACGGCAGCGACCAGACGGACGCGAATCTCAACGGGATCGGCGATGCCTGCGAGCGAACGCTCCCGGCGTCGTTGCCCACCGGCGGCTTCGCCATCCGCTGCCCGGGAGAGTTCACCGTCGCCGAGAGCGGGCTTTCGCTGTTCATCGTGGACTTCACCCAGGCGCTGACGTGCGACTTGGTGGGGGGCACGTGCAACTTGGCGCTTCCCGCCGTCGGTCAGTCGACCGCGATCACGATTCGTCGCGCCGATCAGGATGCGTCGGACGCGGTGGACTGCACGCGCATCGACCTGCCCTAGGGTCGGATCACGCCCTGGCGGGACGCCGGCGACGGCGCCCGGTGCCGTGTTCGAACAACCCGTCGAGGATCGAGGCAAGCGTCGAGGGCTCCACCGGTTTGGCGATGCAACGTTGCGCGCCGCATTCGAGGATGCGCGACTCGGTCTCCGGAGTGTAGTAACCGGTCATCGCGAGCACGATCGTCGAGGCCGTTTCCGGGTCCGCCTTGATCGTCCGACAGACCTGGAACCCGTCGAGTCCTGGCATCCGGAGGTCGAGGATCACGGCATCGGGCCGGAAGGTGGCGACCAGACGCCCCGCCTCGAACCCATCGGCCGCGGTCATCACCTCGTAAGCGTTCGCCCGGGACGAGAGATGCTCGGCGATCACCTCGCGAATGCCGGGCTCATCGTCGACCACGAGCACGCGGGCGCGTCCCGAACCGTCTCGCAGCTCTTCGGGAATGGGAATGCCGTTCTCGCGCATGAAACGCACGAGATCTTCACGACGGATGCGGCGGTGGCCGCCGGGAGTCCGGAAAGCCGGGAGACGTCCCGCATTGACCCAGTTGATGATCGACAGCGGGGACACGTGACAGAGCTTCGCGGCTTCGAACGTCGTGAATACCGACTTTTCTCTCATTCGCCTACCTAAAAGAAATACAAGTATTGCAAGCTGCCGACAAGAATATGTACCGATTCGGCAGCATTGTCAAGATCCCCGGAGGTCAACCCGACTCGGTGGGACCCGCCGATTCGTCGGGCATTCCCTCCACGAGAATCGGTTCGCTTTGCTCCGGAAGATGGGGCTTTCCCGAGAAGTCGATCCAGTGCCCGGACCGGGACGCTTTGGTTTCGAGGTAGAAGCGATTGTGCGGGTTGGGCGGCAGGATGTGGGGCACGCGACGCGAAACCCGGATGCCGTACTGCTCCAACTGCCGGATCTTCGACGGGTTGTTCGTGAGGAGTGCGACCGACTGCACGTCGAGGCTGGCGATCATGTGCGCCGCGATCGCGTAGTCCCGCTCGTCGTCACGGAAGCCGAGCGCCAGGTTCGCCTCGACGGTGTCCATGCCGCGATCCTGAAGCGCGTACGCGCGGATCTTGTTGATCAACCCGATCCCGCGCCCCTCCTGACGCAGGTAGAGCAGCAGCCCCCGTTCCTCGCCCCCGAGCCTCCCCAAGGCCGCCTCCAGCTGGTCCCGGCAGTCGCACCGGAGGGAGCCGAGCGCATCGCCGGTCAGGCACTCGGAGTGGAGCCGCGTCGGCACGTCCGCCGCGCCGACGATGTCCCCCCGCACGATCGCGACGTGCTCCTTGCCGTCGCGGTTGTTCCAGAACGCGACGATCCGGAACGTGCCGAACCGGGTGGGGAGTTCGGCGACCCCGGTCACGCGAACACACAGTTTCTGCGGACCGTACCCTTCGCACTCGTGGACGCGATCCCGCTCGACGAGCGCTTCGAGCGTGGCGGCCGCTCCGGACATCGTCATGCCTCCGCGGAAAGGACCCGCGCGAGGGCGAGCCCGGAAAGGAAGGCCCCTTCCACACCGGCGGCGGGGTCGAACGCCTCACCCGCGAGGCCCAGCGCCCCGGCCCCTCGGCACGGTACCACGAGCGGTCCGGCGAGCGTCTCGCTCGGCGCGATCCGCGCACGACGCCAGACGTGCGTCTGCAGCCACGCCGGTCGGCGCACCCAGTCCCCGTAAAGGCGCGCCGCCTCCTCGAGGATGGCCGCGCCCCACGACGCCGGCTCGGCCTCGAGGTGAGCCAGGGACCACGCGGGTCGGGCCTGCAGCACCAGCACGCGCGAGGCGGGCGAGCGACGCTTCGACGAGTCGTGGGACGCGACCTGAAGCACGGCCGACGACTCCGGGTAGGCAACGTGCCACGAAGGCTCGGG encodes the following:
- the ribA gene encoding GTP cyclohydrolase II — encoded protein: MSGAAATLEALVERDRVHECEGYGPQKLCVRVTGVAELPTRFGTFRIVAFWNNRDGKEHVAIVRGDIVGAADVPTRLHSECLTGDALGSLRCDCRDQLEAALGRLGGEERGLLLYLRQEGRGIGLINKIRAYALQDRGMDTVEANLALGFRDDERDYAIAAHMIASLDVQSVALLTNNPSKIRQLEQYGIRVSRRVPHILPPNPHNRFYLETKASRSGHWIDFSGKPHLPEQSEPILVEGMPDESAGPTESG
- a CDS encoding thrombospondin type 3 repeat-containing protein; translation: MTLRATGLGSQATPDARVQYVRWEVDRLVGAISEPAIEHPFVTSSPCIVAASPVTDGDVRRCSGGSGLTLTAGTPRTLTLQVQIGRLDGIAAQRPDLPDGGDYDGDGVPNGSDNCKLLSNPPVAGDDGVLAQPKDCYILDVNGERTLPDQDGDKLADSSDNCLWFPNGSDQTDANLNGIGDACERTLPASLPTGGFAIRCPGEFTVAESGLSLFIVDFTQALTCDLVGGTCNLALPAVGQSTAITIRRADQDASDAVDCTRIDLP
- a CDS encoding response regulator produces the protein MREKSVFTTFEAAKLCHVSPLSIINWVNAGRLPAFRTPGGHRRIRREDLVRFMRENGIPIPEELRDGSGRARVLVVDDEPGIREVIAEHLSSRANAYEVMTAADGFEAGRLVATFRPDAVILDLRMPGLDGFQVCRTIKADPETASTIVLAMTGYYTPETESRILECGAQRCIAKPVEPSTLASILDGLFEHGTGRRRRRPARA